From a region of the Thermus caldilimi genome:
- a CDS encoding PIN domain-containing protein, whose protein sequence is MISLDTNILFAALDRQNAQHEKAISLLDELSREILFVSPPVYVELRAGQGWPPELEVVP, encoded by the coding sequence ATGATCAGCCTGGACACCAACATCCTCTTCGCTGCCCTGGACCGCCAAAACGCTCAACACGAGAAGGCCATCTCCCTGCTGGACGAGCTATCCCGGGAGATTCTTTTCGTTAGCCCCCCGGTTTACGTTGAACTTCGCGCCGGGCAAGGGTGGCCCCCTGAGCTCGAGGTGGTGCCCTGA
- a CDS encoding 2-hydroxyacid dehydrogenase: protein MPKGKIFVTRSLPEKTLDRLREKGYPVEVHEGLFLPREDLLKRVEGAIGLIPTVEDRIDAEVMDRAPELKVIACYSVGVDHVDLEAAKARGIRVTHTPGVLTEATADLTLALLLAVARRVVEGVDYARRGLWRAWHPELLLGMDLQGATLGIVGMGHIGQAMAKRAEAFGMKVVYTSRAPKPLPYPHLSLEELLATSDIVSLHTPLTPETHRLMNRERLFAMRPGSILINTARGGLVDTEALVEALKGQLFGAGLDVTDPEPLPPGHPLYTLPNAVITPHIGSAGRRTREHMAEMAVANLLAVLEGREPPNPVV from the coding sequence ATGCCCAAGGGAAAAATCTTTGTGACCCGCAGCCTTCCGGAAAAGACCTTGGACCGTTTACGGGAAAAGGGTTACCCGGTGGAGGTCCACGAGGGGCTTTTCCTCCCTCGGGAAGACCTCCTCAAGAGGGTAGAGGGAGCGATAGGCCTCATCCCCACCGTGGAGGACCGTATCGACGCCGAGGTGATGGACCGAGCCCCGGAACTAAAGGTCATCGCCTGCTACAGCGTGGGGGTGGATCACGTGGACCTCGAGGCGGCCAAAGCCCGGGGCATCCGCGTGACCCACACCCCCGGGGTGCTCACCGAGGCCACCGCTGACCTCACCTTGGCCCTGCTCCTGGCGGTGGCCAGGCGGGTGGTGGAGGGAGTGGACTATGCCCGAAGGGGCCTTTGGCGGGCCTGGCATCCCGAACTCCTTCTGGGGATGGACCTCCAGGGCGCTACCCTGGGCATCGTGGGCATGGGCCACATCGGCCAGGCGATGGCCAAAAGGGCCGAGGCCTTCGGGATGAAGGTGGTCTATACGAGCCGTGCTCCAAAGCCCCTCCCCTACCCTCACCTTTCCCTGGAGGAACTTCTGGCCACATCCGACATCGTGAGCCTCCACACCCCCTTGACCCCCGAGACCCACCGCCTCATGAACCGGGAAAGGCTTTTCGCCATGAGGCCGGGAAGCATCCTGATCAACACCGCCCGGGGAGGCCTGGTGGACACGGAGGCCCTGGTGGAGGCCTTAAAGGGACAACTTTTCGGAGCCGGCCTGGACGTCACCGATCCCGAGCCCTTGCCCCCAGGGCATCCCCTTTACACCCTGCCCAACGCCGTCATCACCCCCCACATCGGCTCGGCAGGAAGGCGAACCCGGGAACACATGGCGGAGATGGCGGTGGCGAACCTCCTCGCCGTTCTGGAAGGCCGAGAGCCCCCAAACCCGGTAGTATGA
- a CDS encoding sulfite exporter TauE/SafE family protein yields MSFLIGVLGGGFGGLVGLGGGVVMIPLMVGVFKLSQHKAHGTSLVAVFFTGLMGALTYGLQGSLNLKAALFLAATAILTARLGARYAHSLPEAELKRAFGLFLLLVAFLLLLKPYLAPVGLVRGEALQDLALLVAGGLTGFLSGMMGVGGGTIMVPAMVLVLGMDQHTAQGTSLLAMVPASLVGAYTHYRLGNVDTLLAPGLVPGVLLGTFLGGEAAHFLPEATLRLVFAMVLLWTSWRYLRPSSRKR; encoded by the coding sequence ATGAGCTTTCTCATCGGCGTCCTGGGGGGAGGCTTCGGCGGCCTTGTGGGGCTTGGGGGAGGCGTGGTCATGATCCCCCTCATGGTGGGGGTTTTCAAGCTTTCCCAGCACAAGGCCCACGGCACCAGTCTGGTGGCGGTCTTCTTCACTGGGCTCATGGGAGCCCTCACCTACGGGCTCCAGGGGTCCTTGAACCTTAAGGCCGCCTTGTTTTTAGCGGCCACCGCCATCCTCACCGCCCGCCTAGGGGCCCGCTACGCCCACAGCCTGCCTGAGGCGGAACTCAAGCGGGCCTTCGGCCTCTTCCTCCTCCTGGTGGCCTTTCTGCTCCTCCTGAAGCCCTACCTGGCCCCGGTGGGCTTGGTCCGTGGAGAGGCGTTGCAGGATTTGGCCCTCTTGGTAGCCGGGGGCCTCACCGGCTTCCTCTCGGGCATGATGGGGGTGGGAGGAGGGACCATCATGGTCCCGGCCATGGTCCTGGTCTTGGGCATGGACCAGCACACCGCCCAGGGCACGAGCCTCCTCGCCATGGTACCCGCCAGCCTGGTGGGAGCCTATACCCACTACCGCCTGGGCAACGTGGATACCCTCCTAGCCCCTGGCCTGGTACCTGGGGTGCTCTTAGGTACCTTTTTGGGAGGCGAGGCCGCCCACTTTCTACCCGAGGCTACCTTACGCCTGGTCTTCGCCATGGTGCTCTTATGGACTTCCTGGCGGTATCTCCGTCCCTCCAGCAGGAAACGGTGA
- a CDS encoding SPW repeat protein: protein MQRWQDWANLVLGVWLILSPWLLGFSGTPAAMWNAVIVGVVVGLMALMHLRGGPMWEEWVNVVLGIWLILSPWILGFSGMGNAMWNALIVGILVGVLALSITREKPRAA, encoded by the coding sequence ATGCAACGCTGGCAGGATTGGGCCAATCTTGTCCTTGGCGTTTGGCTCATCCTTTCCCCGTGGCTTTTGGGCTTTAGCGGCACCCCCGCCGCCATGTGGAACGCGGTCATCGTGGGGGTAGTGGTGGGGCTTATGGCCCTCATGCACCTCCGGGGTGGCCCCATGTGGGAAGAGTGGGTGAACGTGGTCCTGGGCATCTGGCTCATCCTCTCCCCCTGGATCCTGGGGTTTAGCGGCATGGGAAACGCCATGTGGAATGCCCTTATCGTGGGCATCCTGGTGGGTGTCCTGGCCCTAAGCATCACGCGGGAAAAACCCCGGGCAGCCTGA
- the pyrR gene encoding bifunctional pyr operon transcriptional regulator/uracil phosphoribosyltransferase PyrR, producing the protein MRFKAELLNAEEVRRALHRIAHEIVEANKGVEGLALVGIHTRGIPLAERIARYIREFEGKEVPVGMLDITLYRDDLSEIGIRPQVRQTRIPFDLTGKAVVLVDDVLYTGRTARAALDALMDLGRPRRIYLAVLVDRGHRELPIRADFVGKNVPTAKNEVVKVKVEEVDGEDRVELWEREEA; encoded by the coding sequence GTGCGCTTTAAGGCAGAGCTCCTGAACGCCGAGGAGGTGCGGCGGGCTCTCCACCGCATCGCCCACGAGATCGTGGAGGCCAACAAAGGGGTGGAGGGCTTGGCCCTTGTGGGCATCCACACCCGGGGCATTCCCTTAGCCGAACGCATCGCCCGCTACATCCGGGAGTTTGAGGGGAAGGAGGTACCGGTGGGAATGCTGGACATCACCCTCTACCGGGATGACCTCTCTGAGATTGGGATCCGGCCCCAGGTGCGCCAAACCCGGATCCCCTTTGACCTCACAGGCAAGGCCGTGGTGCTGGTGGACGACGTGCTCTACACCGGCCGCACCGCCCGGGCCGCCCTGGACGCCCTCATGGACCTAGGCCGTCCCCGGCGCATCTACCTGGCGGTCCTCGTGGACCGGGGGCACCGGGAGCTCCCCATCCGAGCCGATTTCGTGGGCAAGAACGTCCCCACGGCCAAAAACGAGGTGGTGAAGGTGAAGGTGGAGGAAGTGGACGGGGAGGACCGGGTGGAGCTTTGGGAAAGGGAGGAAGCATGA
- a CDS encoding aspartate carbamoyltransferase catalytic subunit, with translation MRHLLDFQGWTRGQVESLLDTARVMAEVLERPVKRVPALRGFTVATVFFEPSTRTRLSFELAARRMSADVVSFAAQASSLQKGESYKDTLLTLEAMGIDAYVIRADAAGVPHQAARWVKGVVVNGGDGRRAHPTQALLDAYTLLEALGSLEGKKIAIVGDILHSRVARSNVELLPLLGAEVWVAGPPTLLPQRLPGARLTPHLDEALAEADAVMVLRLQKERMEAGLIHLQDYIAHYQVTERRLRKAKPHALLLHPGPMNRDVELEGTLADSERSLVNRQVHNGVAVRMAVLYHLLVGREG, from the coding sequence ATGAGGCACCTCCTAGATTTCCAGGGTTGGACTCGAGGCCAGGTGGAAAGCCTCCTGGACACCGCCCGCGTGATGGCCGAGGTCCTGGAGCGCCCGGTGAAGAGGGTGCCCGCCCTCCGGGGCTTCACCGTGGCCACGGTATTCTTTGAGCCCTCCACCCGCACCCGCCTCTCCTTTGAGCTGGCGGCCAGGCGCATGTCCGCGGATGTGGTGTCCTTCGCCGCCCAGGCCAGCAGCCTGCAGAAGGGGGAGAGCTACAAGGACACCCTGCTCACCCTCGAGGCCATGGGCATAGATGCTTACGTGATCCGGGCCGACGCCGCCGGGGTGCCCCACCAGGCTGCCCGGTGGGTGAAGGGGGTGGTGGTGAACGGAGGGGATGGCCGCCGGGCCCATCCCACCCAGGCTCTTCTGGACGCCTACACCCTCCTGGAGGCCCTAGGGAGCCTGGAGGGGAAGAAGATCGCCATTGTGGGGGACATCCTTCACTCCCGGGTGGCCCGCTCCAACGTGGAGCTCCTCCCTCTTCTCGGGGCTGAGGTGTGGGTGGCAGGCCCCCCCACCCTCCTCCCGCAACGCCTTCCCGGGGCCCGGCTCACCCCCCACCTGGACGAAGCCCTGGCGGAAGCGGATGCGGTTATGGTGCTGCGGCTCCAGAAGGAGCGCATGGAAGCCGGTCTCATCCACCTCCAGGACTACATCGCCCACTACCAGGTGACGGAAAGACGCCTGAGAAAGGCCAAACCCCACGCCCTCCTCCTCCACCCTGGCCCCATGAACCGGGACGTGGAGCTGGAAGGCACCCTGGCGGACTCGGAAAGAAGCCTGGTGAACCGCCAGGTGCATAACGGGGTGGCGGTACGCATGGCGGTGCTGTACCACCTCCTGGTGGGAAGGGAAGGATAA
- a CDS encoding dihydroorotase — protein MLLIKNVTLVDALGERGPADVLIGEGRILSLSGGEAERILDGKGLLLAPGFLDLHAHLREPGQEVKEDLASGLLAAVRGGYTDIVSMPNTTPPVDTPEAVRALRKKAQALGLARLHPAAALTQGQEGKALTEAGLLKEAGASLLTDDGRTNEDTGVLAAGLLGAAVFGLPVAVHAEDTSLRRGGVTNDGPLADLLGLPGNPPEAEAARIARDLEVLRYAVRRSQKKPHLHIQHLSTKRGLELVREAKRAGLPVTAEATPHHLTLTEEALRSFDPLFKVAPPLRTQEDVEALIEGLLEGTLDALATDHAPHTQAEKEMDLLRAPFGIPSLEVAFPLLYTELHLKRGFPLKRLVELFTDGPRNILGLKPIHLEEGAEANLVLLDPKEGPVDPRGFASKAKFSPWAGWTLGGWPVLTLVEGRVVYQALE, from the coding sequence ATGCTGCTCATCAAGAATGTCACCCTGGTAGACGCCTTGGGGGAACGGGGTCCTGCGGATGTGCTCATCGGGGAAGGCAGGATCCTCAGCCTAAGCGGTGGGGAAGCGGAAAGGATCTTGGACGGGAAAGGCCTCCTCTTGGCCCCCGGCTTCCTGGACCTTCACGCCCACCTCAGGGAACCTGGCCAGGAGGTGAAAGAGGATCTGGCCAGCGGGCTTTTGGCCGCCGTGCGGGGAGGATACACGGATATCGTTTCCATGCCCAACACCACACCTCCCGTGGACACCCCGGAGGCCGTGCGGGCCCTGAGGAAGAAAGCCCAGGCCCTGGGGCTTGCCCGGCTCCACCCCGCCGCCGCCCTGACCCAGGGCCAGGAGGGAAAGGCCCTCACGGAAGCCGGGCTCCTTAAGGAGGCCGGCGCTTCCCTCCTCACCGACGACGGCCGCACCAACGAGGACACGGGGGTGCTGGCGGCGGGCCTTTTGGGGGCCGCGGTCTTCGGCCTCCCCGTGGCGGTGCACGCGGAGGACACCTCCTTGCGCCGGGGCGGGGTGACGAACGACGGGCCCTTGGCCGACCTCCTGGGCCTTCCCGGAAACCCCCCGGAGGCGGAGGCGGCCCGCATTGCCCGGGACCTCGAGGTCCTGCGCTACGCCGTACGCCGGAGCCAAAAGAAACCCCACCTCCACATCCAACACCTCTCCACCAAGCGGGGCCTGGAGCTGGTGCGGGAGGCCAAGCGGGCGGGGCTTCCCGTCACCGCCGAGGCCACCCCTCACCACCTCACCCTCACCGAGGAAGCCCTGCGCTCCTTTGACCCCCTCTTCAAGGTGGCCCCACCCCTCCGCACCCAAGAGGATGTGGAAGCCCTCATAGAAGGCCTTCTGGAAGGCACCTTGGACGCCCTCGCCACCGACCACGCCCCCCACACCCAGGCGGAGAAGGAGATGGACCTTCTCAGGGCCCCCTTCGGCATCCCAAGCCTCGAGGTGGCCTTCCCCCTCCTCTACACCGAGCTTCACCTGAAGCGAGGCTTCCCCCTAAAGCGCTTGGTAGAACTCTTCACCGACGGTCCCCGAAACATCCTGGGCCTAAAGCCCATCCATCTGGAGGAAGGAGCCGAGGCCAACCTCGTCCTTCTGGACCCCAAGGAGGGCCCCGTGGACCCCAGGGGCTTCGCCTCCAAGGCCAAGTTCTCCCCCTGGGCGGGGTGGACCTTGGGGGGGTGGCCGGTTCTCACCCTAGTGGAAGGGCGGGTGGTGTACCAGGCGTTAGAATAA